TTTCTTTAAAAGTATATTTGCTCTTCTCTAAGTCAATTCCAAGAACTGCGTCTAAAGTCAGTTTTACATTTTTCATGTAATTCACTTTATCCATGTTCAATGAAACTTTTGCAGTAGATTTTGTTGTCAAATCTAATTTTGAATTGGTAAAATCTCCAGTTCCTTCATGGTTTAAACTGTCAATTACCATTTTAATTTTAGAACCTTGATCGATGTATCTAAAAGTAAAATTCTCAATTTTATAGTTCTGAATTTTAAGTGCAAGTGGTTTGCTTGCTTCGTCTTTTTTATCTTCTTTTTTGTCTTTTAAGGCAATATCGAAGTTTCCTACACCATCTTTATTGAAAATAATGTTTATTAATCCGTTTGTAGAACTGATTCCCTGAATGCTTAAAGGCTCATCTTTTCCTTTGAAAAGTTCTTTAACGCTCATTTTTAAATTCAATTCTCCTAAAGAAACCAATGTATCGCCTTCAAAAGGAGCTTTGTTGATGATAACTAATTTCTCGATTCCAACCGTTGCGTTTGGAAAATTTTTGAATAAACTTAAATTGGCATCTGTAAAACTTACTTTAGCATCAACACTTTCGTTGATAGCTTCAACGATTTTAGCCTTGATTTGATCTTTAAACAAAAACGGAATGGCAAATAAGGCAGCAACAAATACCACAATGACTATGGCACTTATTTTTAAAACTTTTTTTAGCATATATTAATAGATTTGAGGGTTAACTTTTTAAAATCGATTCCTGCAAAAATAGTTTTTTTTACTACAGGTTGCAGATAAAGTTTTCTTAAAAATGTAAGAATTTTATTAAAATTGTTGAATAAAAAAATCCGTTAAGAATACTTTCAAAACGGATTTTTAAGTGAATTTATTTTATTATTTCTGAATAAATGAAACGATTTTCTCAACCAAGACTTCAGAAATAGGAAGTGTTTCATTGTTGTAGGTCGCTAAATTAGCTTCCTGATTGCCATCAACAATTTTCATGATATGATTCATTTTATCAATAATCTGCAAATCTGCATTTTTGTTGGCTTGTTTTAAATTCTCTGCATCTTTTACTGCAATTTGAATATCATTATTTCCTTGTACGATCAAAACAGGAATAGTAAGTTTTTGTATTTCGGTCTGCGGATTGTATTTAAACCAAGAAATCAAATAAGGTTGAATGCTTGGCCTGAAAAGAGAATTCAGCATTGGATCAATTTTTTTTACCTCAAATCCGTTTTTTAAACTATCGATAATCGGAAAAGTCATATCGTTTAGCTGTTTCATTGATTTTGCCCCAATCTGTGTTTTTAGAATTTGATCTGCTGGTTCGCCTGCTCCGGCAATCGAAATGAATTTGTCTGCTTTTCCACTGGCGACCATTCCAATTAAAGAGCCTTCACTATGACCAATTATGATTATTTTAGAAAAACGCTTGTCTTGTTTCAAGTAATTAATCCAGCTTTTGGCATCTTGAATGTAATTTTCAAAAACCAGACTGCCTTCCGATCCTCCTGCAGCTTTACTTTCTCCTATTGCTCTTTTATCATATCGCAAAGATGCAATTCCGTTTTTAGCCAAAGCTTCTGCCAGCATTTTCAGCGAATTGTTTTTCATCATGGGGTTATTTCCATTTCTATCTGTTGGGCCAGAGCCTGCAATGATTAAAGCAACTGGAAATTTTTTAGTCAAATCTGGAGTTGTCAGCGTACCAAAAATCTGATCGTTGTTAATCTTTAAGATAGCTGGTGTTTCCTTAAAGGAGATTTCTTTTTTGTCTTGAGCATTTATGAAACTCCAAAACAAAACCGTTAAAAAAAGAATTGCTTTATTCATCTTTAATTCAATTAATAAATATTGATTCCGTAGGGCAATATTGCTTGCACTCCTTTTTGTTTTTGAAATTTCTTAACCTGTTCGATAAGAAGATAGTTTTCTTCGCCGATTTCTTCTTTTATGAAAGCTTCTTTCGATTTTGCAAAAGGAAGATTTGATAGTAAATCGTTAAGTGTTTTTTCGTATTCAGGATAATTCTGAGTGCTGTATTTTTTTACTTTAGCAATTTTAGCTGCTTCAGCGATCGCATCATTTAATCCGCCAATTTTATCCACCAAACCAATTTTTAGAGCTTCAGTTCCTGACCAAACTCGACCTTGCGCAATTGAATCGACTTGTGCAAAAGTCATTTTTCGGCCTTCCGCAACATGAGTTACAAAAGTGTTGTATACTTTTTCAACTCCTTCTAAAGTGAAAGCTTTAAATTTTTCATCAACAGGCACAAAGGGACTGTAGTTTGCTGAGTTTTCGTGCGTTTTAACTTGTTCAGAATTTATTCCTAATTTGTTTGCCAATGGACTAAAATTTGGCAGCATTCCGAAAACTCCAATAGATCCTGTAATGGTATTGTTTTCAGCAAAAATTTTATTGGCGTTGCAGGCAATATAATAACCGCCAGAAGCTGCATAATTACCCATAGAAACCACAACTGGTTTAACTTTTTTAGTAATTTCAATTTCCCTCCAGATTAAATCAGAAGTTAGTGCACTTCCGCCTGGACTATCAATTCTAAGGACAATTGCTTTAACATCATCATTTTTTCTAGCTTCCTGCAAAGAGCGGCGCATAGAACCTTCTCCAATTGTATTTACATCTCCTTCACCGCTTCCAATTTCGCCTTGAGCGTAAATAATAGCAATCTGATCGCTTGAAGCATCAGCTAAAGCTGTTGTTACATGATTTTGAGTATAATCTGAAATTGAAATTTTGTTGTAATCTTCATCTTTGTCTACTTTTAGAACTTTTCTAATGGCATCGTGATAAACATCTTCGTAAGCAACAATATCTACTAAATGTTGCTGTTTTGCCATTTCTGGAGTTCGAGCCAAAAGACCATTTGCAATTTCGTTTAATTTTGGTAAGGGAATATTTCTGCTTTTTGAAATATCTGCCGAAACGATAGCCCAAATAGAGTTTAGAAGTGCAGTAATCTGCTCTCTATTGGCATCGCTCATTTTATTGTCTAAGAAAGGTTCAACAGCACTTTTGTATTTTCCGTGACGTATTACCTCCATATGAATTCCAGATTTATCTTGAAAATCTTTGAAAAACATAACTTCAGAAGAAAGCCCTTTAAAATCTAAATCTCCAGCTGGATTGAGATAAATGGTATTGGCAACAGAGTTTAAGTAATATTCTTTTTGCGAATACGTATTGGCATAAGCCCAAATATATTTCCCTGATTTTTTGAAGCTTTCTAAAGCATTTCTTAAATCTTTATATTGTGCAAGACCAAGAGACGATTCATCATTTAAGATCGAAATTCCTTTGATGTTATCATCTGTTTTTGCAGCCTCAATTGCGTTAATTACATCGGTTAAACCAATGCCTTTTTGTTCAGAAAAACGAGTTACCCATGGATCTTTATATTTTCCTGCGTAATCGTTTTTAATTTCTTTTAAATTTAATTCAATAACCGAATTAGATTTAACGGAAACACTGTCGTCACCGCCAAAAACAACTCCGATAAAGATTACTCCAAAAAAGAAGAGCATAATAAAAACAAAAATACCAATAACTGTGGCAATTACATTTCCTAAAAACTTCATATGTATATTTTTTTAATAAGTAGCAAAAAAGGGCAAAATGTTACAAACTAGACATCTAAATTTCGGATTGGATTTGAGACGTCGTTTCACAAATATATTGGTTAATTCTAAAATAGTTTTAGTTAATTTGCATTAATTATGAAATTACAGCATCAAGTCGTTTTATCGATAGGCAGCAACCAAGGCAGCAGACTAGAAAACATTCAAAATTGTATTGATTTGATACATCAAAATGTGGGGACTGTTATTGAGGTTTCAAAACTTTACGAAACTCCTGCGTGGGGGTTTGAAAGTGATGCTTTTTATAATTGTGCACTTCTTTTGCATACCAATTCATCTGCGCAA
The Flavobacterium humidisoli DNA segment above includes these coding regions:
- a CDS encoding alpha/beta hydrolase family protein — its product is MNKAILFLTVLFWSFINAQDKKEISFKETPAILKINNDQIFGTLTTPDLTKKFPVALIIAGSGPTDRNGNNPMMKNNSLKMLAEALAKNGIASLRYDKRAIGESKAAGGSEGSLVFENYIQDAKSWINYLKQDKRFSKIIIIGHSEGSLIGMVASGKADKFISIAGAGEPADQILKTQIGAKSMKQLNDMTFPIIDSLKNGFEVKKIDPMLNSLFRPSIQPYLISWFKYNPQTEIQKLTIPVLIVQGNNDIQIAVKDAENLKQANKNADLQIIDKMNHIMKIVDGNQEANLATYNNETLPISEVLVEKIVSFIQK
- the sppA gene encoding signal peptide peptidase SppA, coding for MKFLGNVIATVIGIFVFIMLFFFGVIFIGVVFGGDDSVSVKSNSVIELNLKEIKNDYAGKYKDPWVTRFSEQKGIGLTDVINAIEAAKTDDNIKGISILNDESSLGLAQYKDLRNALESFKKSGKYIWAYANTYSQKEYYLNSVANTIYLNPAGDLDFKGLSSEVMFFKDFQDKSGIHMEVIRHGKYKSAVEPFLDNKMSDANREQITALLNSIWAIVSADISKSRNIPLPKLNEIANGLLARTPEMAKQQHLVDIVAYEDVYHDAIRKVLKVDKDEDYNKISISDYTQNHVTTALADASSDQIAIIYAQGEIGSGEGDVNTIGEGSMRRSLQEARKNDDVKAIVLRIDSPGGSALTSDLIWREIEITKKVKPVVVSMGNYAASGGYYIACNANKIFAENNTITGSIGVFGMLPNFSPLANKLGINSEQVKTHENSANYSPFVPVDEKFKAFTLEGVEKVYNTFVTHVAEGRKMTFAQVDSIAQGRVWSGTEALKIGLVDKIGGLNDAIAEAAKIAKVKKYSTQNYPEYEKTLNDLLSNLPFAKSKEAFIKEEIGEENYLLIEQVKKFQKQKGVQAILPYGINIY